The following proteins are co-located in the Toxotes jaculatrix isolate fToxJac2 chromosome 9, fToxJac2.pri, whole genome shotgun sequence genome:
- the bcl7bb gene encoding B-cell CLL/lymphoma 7 protein family member B-B: MNHNSIKMSGRSGRAETRSRAKDDIKKVLAAIEKVRKWEKKWVTVGDTSLRIFKWVPVTETKQIYRTKSTGGEVRGLKDVVLENTNSLLDFTDENSNQSFLSDVYQPKMDNSSSTSSSQQVSPPHTSSLRTEDSQPPMLGQESVDEPVHSGQEGADEPPTLIKEDLLSSGTVRRSTPDTQEELDESGAPPLKKICTGENSVLR, encoded by the exons ATGAATCATAACAGCATCAAGATGTCGGGACGATCAGGCCGCGCCGAGACCCGAAGCCGGGCTAAAGATGACATTAAAAAGGTCCTGGCTGCCATCGAGAAAGTGCGCAAATG GGAGAAGAAATGGGTGACAGTTGGAGACACATCCTTACGCATATTCAAGTGGGTGCcagtaacagaaacaaagcag ATATATCGTACCAAATCCACAGGTGGAGAGGTTAGAGGACTGAAAGATGTGGtcctggaaaacacaaactctTTACTGGATTTCACTG ATGAAAACAGCAACCAGAGCTTTCTGTCGGATGTTTACCAGCCTAAAATGGACAACAGCAGTAGCACCTCCAGCTCACAGCAGGTCAGCCCTCCACACACCTCCAGCCTCCGAACTGAGGATTCCCAGCCACCAATGCTTGGCCAGGAGAGTGTGGATG AGCCGGTTCATTCAGGCCAGGAGGGGGCGGATGAGCCTCCGACTCTCATCAAAGAGGACCTTCTTTCTTCAGGAACTGTCAGACGGAGCACCCCGGACACACAG GAGGAACTGGATGAATCAGGAGCACCTCCTTTAAAGAAGATTTGCACAGGAGAAAATTCTGTTCTGAGATAG